A genomic region of Rhipicephalus sanguineus isolate Rsan-2018 chromosome 3, BIME_Rsan_1.4, whole genome shotgun sequence contains the following coding sequences:
- the LOC119384911 gene encoding spidroin-2, which produces MNYPDAMQVFRAPLGNVGANEQRTAPGISNTPAFNTALTIQPLRPGSPQEAAAAAYGPRAAAPNAGGYGAYDRTTADPYALAARAFEYAQYGRFGYGSSEAAPSSPSNSNFSPYGPAGYAAGYIPGVNAAAAGYGSPRPAQQSYQRL; this is translated from the coding sequence ATGAACTACCCCGACGCCATGCAAGTCTTTCGGGCCCCCTTGGGAAACGTTGGTGCCAACGAGCAGCGCACCGCTCCGGGTATTAGCAATACTCCGGCCTTCAACACGGCACTGACAATCCAACCTCTTCGGCCAGGATCTCCCCAAGAGGCGGCAGCTGCAGCCTACGGTCCAAGGGCTGCGGCACCTAACGCCGGAGGTTACGGTGCTTACGACCGGACAACAGCAGACCCGTACGCACTCGCTGCTCGCGCTTTCGAGTACGCTCAGTACGGACGTTTTGGCTATGGGTCGAGCGAGGCGGCTCCCAGTAGTCCCTCCAACAGCAATTTCTCTCCGTATGGTCCTGCCGGTTACGCAGCTGGTTACATCCCCGGTGTTAATGCAGCAGCGGCCGGGTACGGAAGCCCGCGTCCCGCCCAACAGAGCTACCAGCGTCTTTAG